From the Desulfobotulus mexicanus genome, the window TCTTGTTATGGGAACAGGATATGAGACGGTGGCAGAAAAAATTACTGCCTGTATGTCCCTTACGGCTGCTGCATTTTCCGTTGGTGCCCTGCTCTGGTCCGCAGGTGGTGTGGAGCGTATCCTTGGTCGTCTCGGGCTTTCCATACTTACCAAGCTGACAGGACTTTTTGTTGCTTCCATTGCAGCTCAGATTATCTTCACAGGTATTCGTAATTTTTTAGGCCCCCTGCCATGAAAAAAGATGGTTTCGGGCGTATCATAGCTCTGATTGCTCTTTTATCGGCATTTCCTCCCCTGGCAACAGATATGTATCTTCCGGCCCTTCCCACCCTGCAGGCTCAGTGGAATCAGCCCCTGAGTATTGTCAATCTGACCCTTGTGGCTTTTTTTGTCACTTACTGTTTTTTTCTTCTGGTTTATGGTCCCCTTTCAGATCGCTTTGGCCGGAAACCGCCCCTTATTGCGGGTATCGTGATTTATGTTGCGGCCTCTTTTCTTTGTGCTTCTGCTCCATCGATCTATCACCTGATTGCCTATCGTGTTCTTCAGGCTTCCGGGGCGGCCGCTGCATCTGCCATTGCACTGGCCATCATTAAGGACCGTATCCCCGGACAGAGAAGGGAACAGGCCATGGCCCATGTGGCCATTATCACTGCACTGGCACCCATGATTGCCCCTGTGATCGGAGGGCTTATCATGATTCGCCTGACATGGCCCTGGATTTTTGTTTCTCAGGGTATTCTTGGTTTGATTTCCTTGGGTGGCGTGGCCATGATGCGGGAGTCTCTGCAGAGAACTCCTGGAATTCAGGTTTCTTTCATGCGCCGCTATATGGGCGTGATCAAAAACCGTCGTTTTTTGAGTATTGTAATGGTTATTTCCCTTGTGGGGCTTCCTCTTTTTGCCTTTATTGGTGGGTCCTCGGATATTTATATCAGCACCATGGGACTCTCCGAAAGTCAGTTTGGGGTCTTATTTGGTGCCAATGCCTTCTGTTTTATGGTTGGTTCTTTCTGCTGTTCACGTCTGGTTCGGAAGGCAGGCGGCATGCGACTTATGAGTATAGGGTTCTGCGGAATTTTTACTGGGGGAATGGCCCTTGTTTTTCTGCCCCTGCCGGGAGCCATGCAGATGGCCCTTCCCATGGCTCTGATTACTTTCTGTATAGGTCTAAGCCGTCCGCCATCCAATAATATTGCCCTGGAACAGGTGGATGTGGATACGGGCAGCGCTTCTTCAATTCTGATCTTTATCTATTTTGTCATGGGGGCTTTTTCCATGTTCTTTATCTCTCTGGACTGGACGGATAAAGTACGGGTTATTGGTATTCTGGCTGCATGCAGTGGAGCTGGGTGTTTTGTATGCTGGCAGTTTTTAAAGCCGTTTCTTCGTATGCCTGTGATGGAGCAGAAAAGAAAAGCCTCCTGATATCAGGAGGCTTTCGGTATTCTATCTCTATACCATCATGTCTTTTTCAGGAATAATGACCCGAATCAGGATTATGGTAGTTTAGTAGTTGGTTGGTTTCATTTCAAAATGTGCCTGGGGATGGGCACAGGCAGGACACATTTCAGGTGCATTGTCCCCTGTGTGCACATAACCGCAGTTGCGGCAGGCCCAGGTGGTTTCAGGATCTCTTTTGAAAACCCGTCCTGCCTCTATATTTGCTGCAAGGGCATTGTAACGGTTTTCATGATGTTCTTCGGCGATACAGATTTTTTCAAAGACAACGGCGATGGCTTCAAAACCTTCTTCACGGGCAGTTTTTGCGTATCCGGGATACATGGAGGTGAATTCTTCATACTCCCCCTGGGCGGCTGCTTTGAGGTTTTCAAGGGTGCTGCCGATAACTCCTGCAGGGAAATTCCAGCGTACTTCCACTTCGCCGCCTTCAAGGAATTTGAAAAAACGCTTTGCATGTTCTTTTTCCTGATTGGCAGTTTCTTCGAAAATGGCCGCAATCTGAACATAGCCTTCTTTTTTGGCTTGTGCTGCAAAATAGGTGTAGCGGTTTCTTGCCTGGGATTCACCTGCAAAAGCTGTCAGAAGGTTTTTTTCAGTCTGTGTTCCTTTAATAGATTTCATTACGCATCTCTCCTTTGATAAATTGAAGGTTCATTTTATTATGGTTCCACTGAAAGGGGATTTTTGATGAGGCCTTGGGGAAAATCGTGTTTCTGACATTCCGGGCATAATCCCCTGATTTCAACAATAACTTCGTGTATCTGGTATGCTGTTTTCAGATCCTGTAAAAGAAGTTTCTCCAAAAGATCCGTTTCATTAATATCCCCAAGGCTGTCGCAGCAGGTGCAGCGTATATGCACATGGGGATTTGTATTGCCATCGTAGCGCCTTGGGCCAGTCCCTGTATCAATTCTTTGAATATAGCCGTTCTCGCTTAAGCTTTCAAGATTGCGGTATACGGTGCCAAGGCTTATGCGGGGCAGCCTGTGCTTTACATTCTGGTAAATGGCGTCTGCTGTTGGATGTTTTTTTGTGTTCAGCACCTCTTCAAGGATAATACGTCTTTGGGTACTCAGGCGTATGGCACCCAGTTTGTTTTCTGTTTTTTTTTCCAAAAGACGGCTCCTTGCACTGACTGACCATTTAAAGTGGATACCCGCTTTAAATTTCTGATAATGATTACTATTAAGCCTTGAGCCTGTCAAGGAAAAATCAGGGATGAATCATCTTAATGATTTTTCTTGTAAGTATACCCATGGCAATATCATGGGCCGCTATTACAGCACCTTTACTGCTGTCTTCTGCCATGACCTGCACCTCAAAGGCTTCTTCCCTCTCAACAGCTGATTTTCGAATAATACCAAAGGTTCCGAGAAGCCGGACATTTCCATTTATATCCGATGAAAAATCGAGTATCTGTATACGTATTCGCTGATTTGCTCCTCCATAGGCACCGCTGATATCCACAGGAATTACACGGAAGTCCGGAAGGGCTGCATCCAGCCTTGCTGCAAGGGATTCCCGGAACAGACGATCCAGTGCTGCTGCCCATCTCTCCTGTTCATGGATGATAATTTCGTTTTCAGAGCTTCTGGTAATGAGCTGCGGCCGATCAAGATGCCTTGGCAGATTTGTTGTTTCTATGACAAGGATTTCTGTCTTTTCGTTTTTTTCTATAAGCGGGGGGGTACTGATACCCAGATGATAAACCCTTGGCTGGGGCGTGGCCGTGCAGCCTGAAATAAGCAATGCAAAAAGTATCAGGTAGAGGGGTGTTGGAAATCCGCATACCTTATTGCATAAGAAATCAGAAATATTTATTTTTTTAAATAAAGCTGCTTTCTTAACTCTCATGAAATGTCTCCTTGTTTTTCGTTTTATTCTAATTTTTCAGTACATTTTATTTCCCGTAGATCAGTGTATCAGGTCTGGCTTCTATGCTTTCTGCAAGGATACGGATGGCCCGTGCTGATTCAGCAAGCTCCCTTGCCGCCTGACTCAGATCTCTGTACAGGGGGCTTCCCGGTTTCATTCCGTCAAGGCCTTCATTCAAACCTTCAAGGGTTGTATGAATGGCGGTAAGGACCTCCTGGCTGTATGTCAGCAGGGGCTTGATATCTTCAGGAATTTCCTGCAGGCCTTTCAGCATGGCCTGTGCTTCTTTCATGGTTTCAATAGTATTTTCAGCAATACCTTCCATGGGGAGCTTTTGAATACGGTCTAATATGGCAATGGCTTTTCCCGCAAGCTGTGTAAAGGGATGGGGAAGGGTGGGAATGACGGGAAAGCCTTCTTTGTTATAGGATAGTTTACCTGAAGGGTTTTCGCTGTCCATTTCCATGGAGATAAAAAGCTGACCTGTAAGCATGTTGCCCATTTCAAGTCTGGCCTTAAGTCCCTTTTCCAGCATTTCCACAAGTTGTGTTTCTGCTTCTGAATGGTTATTTCCCATTAGTATTTCCGGAAGAATGGATATTTTAACGGGGATTTTGATATTGTCGCTGTCTTTGTCATAGTAAAGCCTGACACTTAGAACCTCACCGATCTGTACACCTTTATAGTCCACGGGAGCACCGGGATTCAGGCCCCGTATGGAACTGTCAAAGTAGAGGATAAATTTTTTCCCCATCTGCATGGATCTGGATCTGATTTCCCTGAAGCTTGGAAAAAGATGAAATTCATCTCCGTTTTTTGCAGGGCTGGCTTCGGGATCGGGATTGTCAAAGGCAATACCACCCACCAGCATAGACTCCAGTGATTCTGATTGAAAACGAATACCGTCTGCACCAAAGGAAAAATCAATGCCCGAGTCCCGCCAGAAACGACTGGATGCTGTAACATGGGTGTCGTAGGGAGATTTTATGAAAACATCGAGAAGAATTTTGTCATGATTCCCAAGGATGGTTCGAGCTTCCACGGTTCCTGCGTGAATTTTTCTGAAATAGACAGGGGTGCCCACCTCAATGCCGCCGGAATCGGTTTCGAGGAGAATGCGCAGCCCCGGTGTTTCAGAAGGGGTTATGGGCGGATTCTCAAGCCCTGTGAAAACCGTTGCCGGTTTTCCGCTTCCCGGCTCTATGGCAATATAGGCTCCCGAAAGAAGGGTATTCAGTCCGGATATGCCCTGTCTGTCGATGCGGGGACGGACTACCCAGAAGCGGCTGTCTTCCGTGAGATAGGGCAGAACCTCCCTCGTAACGCGGACATGCACCATGATATGGGAAAGATCTTGTGAAAGCTCAAGGCTTTCCACGGTGCCGATGGAAAGATCCTTGAAGCGGAGCTGGGTTTTGCCTGTCACAAGGCCGGATGCGGTTTCAAAACTTATGGTTATGAGAACACCACGCTGGGCATAGTGCTGGAAAAGGAGCCAGCCACCCATGAGCATTGCTGCAAGGGGAATCAGCCAGATCCAGAAGCGGTTTTTCGCCATGGTGATTTCCGGAAGTTCATTTTCAGGACTGTTCATTGTTTTTCCCCTGAGGAGTTGAATCCCAGAGCAGTCTGGGGTCAAAGGTTTCTGCGGCAAAAAGGGTGATTACAACCATGGCGGCAAAGGCAGTGGCTGCAATGCCGGGTTGTATGGTGGCAAGGCTTCCCATCTGTATCATGGCGGCCAGAGTGGCGACCACAAAAACATCCACCATGGACCACTTGCCTATGAATTCTGTGATTTTATATATTTTTGTAAGGTCATTCGGATAATTTTTTTTCCGGAAATATACGCTGCCTGTGAGATATAGGAGGGCCAGCAGTTTTGCCAGAGGAATGAAAACGCTGGCAAAAAAAACAATGGAGGCAACGGCATAGGCCTTTGTTTCCCATAAGAGAATCACACCGCCAATAATGGTACTGTAAATGGTTGTTCCAAGGTTTTCCGTAATCATGATGGGATAGAGGTTAGCCGGAATATAGAGGATAAAAGCGGTTATGGTCAGGGCAAAGGTACGGTTGATACTCTGGGGAATCCGGTTGTGAAGGGGGCTTGCACAACGGGTGCAGCGTTTTTGTCCTGTTTTATGGATGCGGGTGCAGGTATGGCAGGGAACAAGACCCGTTGCAATGGCCCGTTTTCCCGGCAGGGGTGCTGGGTTAAGGCCGGGGCGGCTCAGTCGCTGCCACATATCCCTGACCGGGATGACCAGAAAGGAAAAGCGGATGAAAAACACCTGAATGCAGAAGGCCCAGAATCCGTGGAGAAGCTGAATATCTGCCATATGCATGGCCTTTACCAGTACTACAATAATGCTGATAAGATAAACATCTGTCATATCCCAGAAACGGATGCGGGAAAAGGCTTTGAGCATAAAGCGGTAAAAGGGAGGTTTTGTTTTATGATAGAGAAAAAAAAGCAGGTAGATTAAGAGGAGAATGGAAATAAGCGGTGCGGCAATTAGAAGAAGCCCCGTAAAAATGGCCAGTGGCAGCATATTATGCTGTGTCAGGATTATAACTGCAGATGGCAGGGAAATGGTCTGGTGCTGCCCGCCAAATCCTATGGCAATAAAAGGAAGTGTCATGGCAATGATCCAGCCCACAAGGGCTGTGAGGCAGAGAGCCAGAGGCAGGGCTGTGCCATACATGCATCTTCCTGTCAGGCGGGTACCGCAGCTTTTACAGAGAGCTACATGACCCGGCAGAAGACGGGGCCTGATGTGCAGGCGGTCGCAGGACGGGCAGGCAATCCAGTCCCGGTAAAAAATAAGAGTATTCATTGAAAGCCTTTCTTTCTGAACCCATATAATATTTTTTTTAAAAGGGCTTTATGAAAGACCGCTTTTGTTTTGACATGAGTAAAAGGCTTTTTGTTTTTTTGTGAAAGTCTCTGGATGACAAAAATCCCTTTCCAAATTACAATACACAAATATGATGATTTTGCCAAAGACAGGAAAATACAGACAGGGCTTTCTTAACGGTATACTGGAAAGCAGGGGGTGAAAATACTTATGAAACATGTGCTTATTGTAGGTGGAGGTTTTGTGGGCCTCAATGCGGCAAAAATCCTTGGGAAATCGGGTAAAGTCAGGGTTACCCTGATGGACCGTAAAAATTATCATCTTTTTCAACCACTTCTCTATCAGGTTGCCATGGCTGGACTCAGCCCTGCTGAAATAGCAGCCCCTCTGCGCAGTCTGCTTTCAGTTTATCCCAATGTGCGGGTTCTTCAGGCAGAAGCCTTATCCATTGATAGGGATGCCAGAAAGGTGGAAACCAGTATTGGCAGTACCAGCTATGATTATCTTGTTCTAGGCTGTGGAGCCCAACATACCTATTTTGGTAATGAAGCATGGGAGCCACTGGCTCCGGGCCTGAAAACAATAGAACAGGCCACGGAAATCCGCAGAAGGATTCTTTATGCTTTTGAGAAGGCGGAATCTACAGATAACGTTGAAGAAAAGATGAAGCAGCTCACCTTTGTGGTGGTAGGCGGTGGTACAACAGGGGTGGAGCTTTCCGGAGCCATCGGTGAGATGAGCAGGTATACCTTTTCCAAGGATTTTAAAAATATTGATCCAAAACTGACAAGGGTTATTCTGGTGGAGGCTGGCGAGCGTATTCTTCCTGCATATCATCCGGATCTTTCTGCAAGGGCCACAAGGGATCTGGAATCTCTGGGGGTTCAGGTCTGGACATCCAAAAGGGTTGAGGCTGTGGATTCCGAAGGCGTGACCATTGGCAAGGAGCGTATACAGGCGGCTACGGTGATCTGGGCTGCGGGCATACAGGCCTCGGAAATGAATCAGTTCCTTGGTCAGGAGACAGACTGGCTGGGGCGGGTCGGTGTGAAACAGGATCTGAGCATTGAGGGACACCCTGAAATATTTGTGGGTGGGGATCAGGCGGCTTTCAAGCCGGAAGGGGCTTCTGAGGCATTGTCCGGGGTTGCTCCGGTGGCACTGCATCAGGGTCGTCATATTGCACGTAATATACTTTGTGATATAGCAGAAAAACCACGCAGGGATTTTCAGTATTTTGATAAAGGACAGATGGCGACCATAGGCAGAAGCCGGGCTGTGGTGGAAGTCGGCAGAATTCGTTTCTCTGGTTTTTTTGCCTGGATCACCTGGCTTTTCATCCATATTTATTTTCTTGCGGGCTTTAAAAACAGGCTTTTTGTGGTGTTGCAATGGGCCGGGGCCTATCTTACCTTTAACCGGGGTGCCCGTCTCATTGTTAACAAGGAATGGCAGTTCTATAAGCCCGGAAAAAAAGAATCTGTCCCGAAGGATGATTCCGGGGAGCAGAAAAAGAATCTCTGATTTTTTATTGTTCAGCACAGTTTTCCAAGTACCATACCTGCAAGACAGATGCACAGGCCCCAGGCTATTTGCCAGTGACGCAATCTTATTCTTAGGGCTTATTGGCCTGTGCGGAAGCGGCAAAAACTCCCCGCCACAGGCAGGATAAGCATTTTGATTACCAGGGCAATCTTAAGCACGCTGCCTTGTGGCGGCTCAGACAGTTTGCCGCTTTTATTAGCACTCCGGCACTCAAGCTTGCAAAAGCCCATTGTTTTCATCGCAGGCTCTGGGTTTATGGCTTGAGTGCTGGACAAAACTCTGATCCGAAACGATTGCAATGTCACTTGCAAATAGCCACGGAGCCTTGCAACAGTACGAAGCTGCTGCAATTATTACAGCATTGGCAGTTCGGAATAAACTGTGCTGAATAATTACGATTTTTTAAGCTTTTCATGGATGAAAGCCTCCGGGAATCAGATCCTGTCTTAATTTATGGCCGGATTGTCAGGCGCCATCCCGGAACCGGAGCTGCTGAGGCTCCGGCCTGTTCTGGCTTCTTTTCTCAAAATATTCAGGTAAAGGGGGTAGGCTTCGTTTTCTCCCTGGGTCATGATAACATAGGGATACCAGCCATTGGGTCCCCTCAGGTAACCGGCCCGTGTTCTGACATCGGAGAGGGTACCTGTTTTAAACCAGCCCTGATTTTCCCTGCGCATCAGGCTCATATATGGGCTGAAGGCGTGAAGGGCTTTGAGCATTTCTTTTGCTGTTATCCGGTTTTTCCTTGATAGCCCTGAACCTTCCTCAACCACAAAGCCCTCTATTCCGAGTTTGTTTTTTATAAAGTCCGAGAAATAAATTCCTGCTTTTTCAAGGCTTAAGGGGCCGCTATGATCTGTATCCTTTAAGGCTGTTGCCAGCAGCAGTTTGTTGGCCACGTAATTATTGGAAAAGGCCATGAGTTGATGAACAATGTCTGTAACGGTAAAGGGTGAGGAATATTCCAGAAGCAGGATGTCCGGAATCTCAGGATTTTCATATCTGAAATCTGTTTTAGATTCTTCAAAGGTGAATCCTGCATCTTCAAGGAAGTATCGGACCATGGCAGCGGCATAGTGCATGGGAAAGTCATTGTCCGATGGCAGGGCGATGCGTCCCGATGCAAGGCGTGATGCCCTGACTGGAGCCAGCACCATGGGTAAAAAGGGGGTTTCGTTTTCTGAGGAAACGAAATGTCCCTTTTCTGTTTTAAAGGAAACGGAGTTGAAGTTTACGGCAAAGGGTGTAAGGGGGGCGTTGTAGCTTCTTTGGGAAAGGGGGCTTATGCCATCCACAGGCAGTTTCTTTTCAAAGGCGGAGATATCAATGATGATACCTTTAAAATTCCGTTCCGGTGTGGCTGTCGCCAGTCGGGTAACCATGTCTCTGAGGGGGTTGGAGGTCAGCAGGGGATCGGCACTGGCTTTTATCACGAGGAAGTTATCCCTGTCTCTGCTTACAGGTGTTGTGATGCGGTAATCCGGTCCCAGTGTCTCCAGGGCATAGAGGGATGTAAGAATTTTAAGAATAGATGCAGGGGTCATGGTGGCATCCGGATTTGTGGAGCTGAGAATTTCTCCCCCCGGAGTCTCCAGAATCCATGCCTTTTGAATCGTCTGTTTTTCTGCGGCAGAGGTCAGGGGTATGGATAGAAGAAAGAATATTAAAATATTAAAAAAACGCATGGTTTATCCTTTCTCATGCATCAGGTTTTTATCTGTTGCGCATCCGGCTGTCCAGGGTAAGGGTTACAGGGCCTTCATTGATAAGGGATACATCCATGTTGGCCTGAAATCTTCCCGTCTCAACCCTGATGTCTCTGTTTTTGCATGATTCCACAAAATGCTGGTAAAGGGGGATGGCTGTTTCCGGTTTTGCCGCATCCGTAAAGGAGGGGCGGCGGCCTTTGCGACAGTCCGCAAGCAGGGTGAACTGAGACACCACAAGAATTTCCCCTGAAATGTCCACAAGAGAGTGGTTCATTTTTCCTTCTTCATCTTCAAATATTCTTAAATGAACAATTTTATCCGCAAGAAAGGTGCTGTCTTCCTGGCTGTCTTCCTTTGCAACTCCCAGAAGAATGAGAAGGCCATGATCAATTTTTCCTTCAATAATGTCATCAATGCGGACTTCAGCGGAACGGACACGCTGCACAACGGCTATCATGGTATATATGCTCCTCTGTAACTTTTTAAGTCTTTGATTACTATGGTTTTATAAGTAACATACCAGTCAGGCAGGCGCACAGGCCTTCAAAGCTCTGATCCGAAACGATTGCAATGTCACTTGCAATAGCCAGGGTGCCTTGTAACGGCATTAGACTTGTGAAATTAAACCGTTGGTGTTTCTGAAAAAATGTGTTGAACCGTTACCTTTTACAAATATTCAGAAGCTTATTGAAAAACGGAAAGGATGTCTTTGATATTTTCTTTTCTCGTTCTCTTTTTTCTGAGTTTTTCCCAGTCCTCCGGGAAAGCCAGAGGTGAAAATTTTGTTTCAAGGGTTAAATGAAGGTGATCATTTTCCCGGACAAAGGAAATAATGCGTATGGGTTCAGTAATAACACCTTCATAACGCAGGGTCAGTCTGGATTGAAGGTGGCGGTCAAAGGATTCACTCCGGCCTGTGATACTCCGGGTTCCCTCTTCAATGAGCAGTCTTTCCCATGCTGTTTTAAGTGCCAGCATTCTGCCATCTTCGCCGGGTTGCTCCGGAATTTTTACGGAAACAGTCTGTATTTTCCAGTTGTCCGTTCGGTATTCTTCCGGTGCCGGAAACATGATCAGCCGACTTTCACTCTGTATACCATTTCTGTTGTCCTGTTCAAGCCGGATCAAAAAGGGACCTGAGCTCTGATGGTAATAAGGCCTAGCACAGGAGATGCAGAGGAGCAGGAATAAAATCAGAGATGAGAAATATATATAAGGTGAGTGCAGGGCTTTTTTCATTTTTTTATTTCCGCAGCTAAAGAAAATGGATCTTCCGGTCGATCAGGGTTATAACCGCCTTGCAGTCGTGTGTATTTTTGAATGGAGATGGTTAAAAAAGCAAGAAAATATTCGGAACAGGGTGGTGCCATGGGCAAAGGGCTGATTCCCTGTCTTTGTTATCTGAATGAAATAAAGATTGAAGAAAAAGAAAACATACAGGAAAGACATGACATCAATAAGTATGCTGGTAACATTCAGATCCGGAGGGTGCATGGAAAAACAAAAGGGGAGTTCTTGTCACATCTGCAAGATGGCTTTGTTAGTTCTGGTATTGGTGATTATTATGGGTGGATGTGCCACCCGGAATCAGGTTCTGTGGCATAAAACCGCTGCCGTGCATTCGGCCAATATTGTTCCCGGTGTGGAGGCAGAAGAAGCTGCTGCAAAAATTGTAGTTCGTGTTCGGGGTCAGGGCCTTGCACCGGAAGAAGGTTCTCCTGCCAGACGGCGCTATAATGCGGAACGGGCTGCTGTACTCGACGGTTACAGACAGCTTTCGGAGAGGATAGCAGGTTTTATTCTGGATTCCTACACCATGTCCGGTGAAGGGGACATGAGCCATGACAGGATTGTTGCAGAAACCCGTGCCTATGTTCGGGGTGCTCAGATTATGGAAGTTGCCTATGCTGAAGGTATGGCAACGGCGGAGATGCGGGTTTTCCTTGCCCCGAGAACTTCCATTTTTCAGTGGGACGGAAGGATTGCTAATAGATGAGCTGTATGGCAGAACTCTGACAGGATTTTCAACGGGGCTTTATCCAAGAGATATTGTCCGGGGCATGGGGCTATGTTAAGAAAAGACAGGCAGATCATTAAGATCTGTCTGTCTTTTGTTTTTTATTATGAGGAGGGTATTTATGCCCCAGACCATGCCGTCATCCGGACTGTCCCGAAAGTTTGTACTGGTTCTTTTGGTTCTTCTCGTATTTGGAGAAGTTATAGTCTTTGCTGTTGCGTGGAACACATCGGGCAAAAAGTCCTGGCTGCAGGTGCAAAACAGTGAAGGAGCTATCATCTACGAGACAAGGGGAGATACCCTTACCCGTTTTGACCGCTATTATTTTGAACAGAATTTTGGTCCTCTGGAAAACTATCATACCCGGCTTATTGCCCAGGAAATACCTTTTCCCATGACAGCCTGGCTGTTTGCTGCCATTGGTGTGCCTGTGGGGCTGGTTCTTTTTATGGCTTTTTTTGTCAAAGTATGGCGTTCTCTTTTTTCGGGGAAGCCGGAGGGTTCTTCAGAAAGCGATCCTGCAAATGAAAGCTGGGGCAGGGTGGTTTCCCGCATGGACAGGCCCGGTGTTTTTATGGTAGGCGGGCTGGTTTTTGTTTCTGTGCTGGCCCTCTGGGTGCTGCCTGCCCTGCTTTCCCGTGCAGCCCTTTCTGCTTTGGAGCTGGTTTTACGTTTCCGCTGGATTTTTGCTGCTCTTTTTACAGGGGTTTTAAGTCTTTGTTTCTGGTTTATTTATCTCCGCTATCGTCTGGCGGCAAGGGCCATGGATGCAAGACTGGAGCTGGAGCGTCTGCGTCTTCATCTGGAAATGCAAGTCGGACAGATTGCCTGTAAAGAAGAAAAGACACAACTTATATCTGACAACAGGCAGGGTAAGGAATCTGAAGACAGGATGTCTTCTGAGACTGTGGAAATGAAAAAAATTCCATAAGAAAGCAGTGCAGTCCGGCTGAAAAAAGGTTTGTCTGGAAGACAGGCGGTATTTTTAAATCCCGTCTCACTGCCGGTTGCATTGACTGGCATGGCGCGCATAATAGACTGAATTTCAGGATGTGAGGGTCATGGATATCATCACTACCCATAAGAATGCGGATTTCGATGCTGTGGCCTCCATGGTTGCGGCAACTCTTTTGTATCCGGGTGCTGTACCCGTAAGGCCCAACGATCTCAATCCCAATGTGAAAGCTTTTTTATCCATTCATAAGGATATCTTTGATACCTATCTCCCCAAAGAAGCAGAACTTGATAAGGTCCGGCGTCTGATTGTGGTGGATACGGGATCCTGGGCAAGGCTGGACGGGCATCTGCGCAGGCTTCAGAAAAATAAGGATCTGGAGCTCATCCTCTGGGATCATCATCCGGAAGGCGATATGCAGCCCCAGTGGACCTGCAGGGAATTTGTGGGTGCCACTGTAACTCTTCTGGTAAGACGCCTCCGGGAGCAGGGCATGCGCCTGACACCCATGCAGGCCACCCTCTTTCTGCTGGGGCTTTATGAGGATACGGGGAATTTGAGTTTCAGTTCCACTAAATCCGAGGATGCGTTGGCAGCGGCTTATCTTCTGGAAAACAGGGCGGATCTGAATGTACTCTCCACCTTTCTTCGCCCTGTTTACGGAGAGCGGCAGAAAGACATTCTTTTTGAGATGATACAGGCCGGAGAATCAGCCAAGGTGGATGTGAAGGGCCACCGCATTGCCATCAGCCGCATGGTGATCGAGGGGCATGTGGGCAATCTTTCCGTTGTAATTAATATGTACAGGGAGATCATGAATGTGGATGCTGCCTTTGGGGTGTTCACGGACCTTGAGCGTCAGCGTACCTTTGTCATCGGCCGGAGTAAAACCGAAGATCTGAACGTGGGGTCCATCATGCGAAGTCTTGGCGGCGGAGGGCATCCTGCGGCTGGCTCGGCAATGCTGGACATGGTCAATCCTGAGGCCGTGGTGGATCAGATGATGGCCCTTCTGGAGGGAAATCAGCAGAGCTCCATTCAGTTAAGCGATATTATGAGTTATCCCGTTAAAACCGTTGAGGCCAGCATGCCCATGCATGAGGTCTGGGAAGTGCTGGAGGAAAAGGGATGCACAGGGCTTCCTGTGGTGGAGGACGGGGTGCTGACCGGTGTGATCTCCCGCCGTGATTTCAGAAAAATAAGAAAAGAGGCCCAGAAAAAGTCGCCGGTAAAGGCTTTCATGAGCCGTAATGTCATCACCATAGGTCCGGAAAAAAGCCCCATGGAAGCAGCAAAGGTGATGGTAAAATATGATATCGGCCGCTTGCCTGTGATCCGGGATGGTAAAATTATCGGCATTGTTTCCCGTTCAGATGCCATGCGCTATTTTTATGATCT encodes:
- a CDS encoding D-alanyl-D-alanine carboxypeptidase yields the protein MRFFNILIFFLLSIPLTSAAEKQTIQKAWILETPGGEILSSTNPDATMTPASILKILTSLYALETLGPDYRITTPVSRDRDNFLVIKASADPLLTSNPLRDMVTRLATATPERNFKGIIIDISAFEKKLPVDGISPLSQRSYNAPLTPFAVNFNSVSFKTEKGHFVSSENETPFLPMVLAPVRASRLASGRIALPSDNDFPMHYAAAMVRYFLEDAGFTFEESKTDFRYENPEIPDILLLEYSSPFTVTDIVHQLMAFSNNYVANKLLLATALKDTDHSGPLSLEKAGIYFSDFIKNKLGIEGFVVEEGSGLSRKNRITAKEMLKALHAFSPYMSLMRRENQGWFKTGTLSDVRTRAGYLRGPNGWYPYVIMTQGENEAYPLYLNILRKEARTGRSLSSSGSGMAPDNPAIN
- the dtd gene encoding D-aminoacyl-tRNA deacylase — translated: MIAVVQRVRSAEVRIDDIIEGKIDHGLLILLGVAKEDSQEDSTFLADKIVHLRIFEDEEGKMNHSLVDISGEILVVSQFTLLADCRKGRRPSFTDAAKPETAIPLYQHFVESCKNRDIRVETGRFQANMDVSLINEGPVTLTLDSRMRNR
- a CDS encoding CBS domain-containing protein → MDIITTHKNADFDAVASMVAATLLYPGAVPVRPNDLNPNVKAFLSIHKDIFDTYLPKEAELDKVRRLIVVDTGSWARLDGHLRRLQKNKDLELILWDHHPEGDMQPQWTCREFVGATVTLLVRRLREQGMRLTPMQATLFLLGLYEDTGNLSFSSTKSEDALAAAYLLENRADLNVLSTFLRPVYGERQKDILFEMIQAGESAKVDVKGHRIAISRMVIEGHVGNLSVVINMYREIMNVDAAFGVFTDLERQRTFVIGRSKTEDLNVGSIMRSLGGGGHPAAGSAMLDMVNPEAVVDQMMALLEGNQQSSIQLSDIMSYPVKTVEASMPMHEVWEVLEEKGCTGLPVVEDGVLTGVISRRDFRKIRKEAQKKSPVKAFMSRNVITIGPEKSPMEAAKVMVKYDIGRLPVIRDGKIIGIVSRSDAMRYFYDLLPD
- a CDS encoding NAD(P)/FAD-dependent oxidoreductase; the protein is MKHVLIVGGGFVGLNAAKILGKSGKVRVTLMDRKNYHLFQPLLYQVAMAGLSPAEIAAPLRSLLSVYPNVRVLQAEALSIDRDARKVETSIGSTSYDYLVLGCGAQHTYFGNEAWEPLAPGLKTIEQATEIRRRILYAFEKAESTDNVEEKMKQLTFVVVGGGTTGVELSGAIGEMSRYTFSKDFKNIDPKLTRVILVEAGERILPAYHPDLSARATRDLESLGVQVWTSKRVEAVDSEGVTIGKERIQAATVIWAAGIQASEMNQFLGQETDWLGRVGVKQDLSIEGHPEIFVGGDQAAFKPEGASEALSGVAPVALHQGRHIARNILCDIAEKPRRDFQYFDKGQMATIGRSRAVVEVGRIRFSGFFAWITWLFIHIYFLAGFKNRLFVVLQWAGAYLTFNRGARLIVNKEWQFYKPGKKESVPKDDSGEQKKNL